A region from the Bombyx mori chromosome 15, ASM3026992v2 genome encodes:
- the LOC101744660 gene encoding COMM domain-containing protein 2 has translation MIIFLTELQKDHLKLLHEHSVQVLIDFCKLAVEYINKGANSNKYGIAAEKLKVPLATIRNLVQALVYLILEGSKHNLSESDFRSSLALAGFSNDQQDVMSKLYNTKKKELYEALQLLQRNDPKYIDFAWRFEVQIASRNSNEGIKPVVTMDFVTMRPKSFALHEKETIINRKQKATNYIVDATVQEAKAAIQCQNNVNHTLLQCDIPNLIHLTNKLDQALKESKSQHVRKVQRSL, from the exons atgataatatttcttACAGAATTACAAAAGGATCATCTAAAATTATTACATGAACATTCTGTTCAAG TTTTGATAGACTTCTGCAAATTGGCTGTGGAATACATTAATAAGGGAGCCAACTCAAACAAGTATGGAATCGCTGCTG AAAAACTTAAAGTTCCACTGGCCACAATACGAAATCTTGTCCAAGCACTCGTTTATCTAATATTGGAGGGAAGTAAGCACAAT TTATCAGAATCTGATTTTAGATCTTCATTAGCATTGGCAGGTTTTTCAAATGATCAGCAAGATGTTATGAGTAAATTGTATAATACAAAGAAGAAGGAACTATATGAAGCCTTACAACTGTTACAACGTAATGATccaaaatatatagattttgctTGGAGGTTTGAAGTGCag ATTGCTTCTAGGAATTCAAATGAAGGAATAAAACCAGTGGTGACAATGGATTTTGTTACAATGAGACCTAAGAGCTTTGCCTTACATGAGAAGGAAACCattataaatagaaaacaaaaggctACAAATTATATAGTGGATGCAACTGTACAGGAAGCGAAGGCAGCAATTCAATGTCAAAATAATGTTAATCACACACTTCTTCAGTGTGATATACCAAACCTTATTCATCTCACTAATAAACTGGATCAAGCACTAAAGGAATCAAAGAGTCAACATGTACGTAAAGTACAAAGATCGTTATaa